One Vicia villosa cultivar HV-30 ecotype Madison, WI linkage group LG5, Vvil1.0, whole genome shotgun sequence genomic window, attaatttaaaaaaaataaacaacgtaaatttcacttacaagatacaacttcgtgcgctcgtcgacaaaacctcccgatctccttgtccgggtcctcgaaatcagctcaggcatcaatggttttctccccaactccttagcctaaataatataattaaaaagaattagtaaaatatattatgaataaagatgtaacttaaaaaatttaaaatttttaccaatcgtcgggcatgctcggcggtgctaatacttccaactgtgttgacacaaccgcccttttcagatgccctcatcttcttaaaagtttctgatttagcccggaattctggactcctccaatatgtaacaagatcatgaaaaacctcctcgcctatccagTTAGGACGGATGCCATGAAGCTCATGATTCTCCCTTACTCTccgcagcatatcagacattcttttagagcatctggtgttgaaaactttctgaacacttttttcactcaaaggatcccacacacatttctcctgcaataatgtatgacattaaaataaaatgttaagtaattataatgagaattttatttaaataactataactaaaacaataaattaaatgcataacatatataaataacaataccttaaacattctaaaccattcatctttatttttgacgtccccatagctcttaaaagctgatttatacatctgctgaattatatagctaacaaccctagcagctgtccgactcggcgtaaaactgaaacaaaaaatgaaaatgttagatataaatttataaaaaaaatgaaaaagtatacatactataaaagtttttaaataggaaacttacttgcttccttcgggCTGAATCCAAAATCTGCCGTCAATCACATGAATCTCATCAggatcatccctcccacgaagatcagctccatctatctcatcaactgcctcatcaacctcacgtgctggtacatgtgtgggatgtggggtgcgtgagcctccaacctgtgtggggcgtggactaggagatcgtccagcctgtgtcggacgtggacggggagatcgtccagcctgtgtggggcgtggactaggagatcgtccagcctgtgtcggaggTGTACTACTGGATCCTCCCGTATGCTGAAAGGAGGAAGTCATCTGCATGGGATATGAGAAACCAGATCCTCCAGtatgctggaaggatgaaggcatgccagtatgggcgaatggaaagctgggcgggggcacaccagtatgtgtgaatggaaagctaggtcctgccgcctgctggaaggacgggggcacaccaggatgctggaaggatggcggtaccGCTGAGTACTGGAAGGATGGTGGTACCCCAGACGGGAATGTgtgggaggagagtaatgggGTAAAAGCCTGAGTACTGGCTAAAGACATATGATCAACACTCTGAGGGCGGGAAGACACGGCCATGGGAGGCGCCtcacatactactatcctcggacgttgggacttcctaccactatctttactcttaggtggcatgttacctattttattattcaccaacaaagataataaattcattaagatcaatatatattcattaacacataaatagatattcattaacacataaatagatattcattaacacataaatagttaTTCTTTAACACATAACTAGATATTACTTAACACATAATTAGATATTACATTCAATGTttagttattcttcatcttcgctatccatatcattctcttcatcattctcttcatcattctcttcgtcattctcttcgtcattctcttcatcattctcttcgtcattctcttcattattgtcatcggattcaaactcttcatcattctcttcatccacattattttcaaccaacaatatagatgcatcaacttgatgtccctcAACAGTTGTGTCATTcaaacttgtaatgtcttcagctgcaaccacttcattaatttgatcaacatcatcaacttgataggcaacatcttctacttgatctccgttttcaatatgaccttggggttttgtttttattacaacacaccatcctcttttacgtgtcacaaatgaaggataaggtacataataaacttgcctaacaatatttgacattatgaaaggatcatactctttgtatttccggttcatttgaatctcaacagtaccgtatgacctgtctattttggtgcctctacttggatcataccattcacaataaaacaagacaactttattttctgaatccatgtaatggtataccaactcgtagatatgtttaataactccataaaagtcatcttcaccaccatctgtaactccttttacaaatacaccactgtttatggtttttttcccttcagtccatgcctcagtgtgaaacttatatccgttcacgaagtatgtgtgccaatcatttgcgctttggatagggccttctgctaagtttctcaaatggagtatttctggagttggtggaaacacggtagacaatctttgcttgaaccataagggaaattgagcatgaatgacgccggatgttgactgtacaccggtactatgaaaataggcattgttaaattccctacaaaatatacagcataagttaaataagtttggtatacagacattgtcaacaaaggtaaaaaaactattgggtaaacttactcaaggtattgtttaacttcaacacagttgatcaagacatggacatgtgcggattgcatttctttctgggtcaaccaatgcacactcttctttccagaaggtcgacctggaagaccgaataccgataaggtgaattgactcctctggttgacatttaccggattccgtatggttctaggagttaacatcaagtgattgaaataatgactgcaaaaatgtgatgtttctcgatgcaggtaatgtgcacatatagaaccttcaactcttgctttattcttcactgatcgctttgaatcacccatgaacctttcaaacggatacatccacctatattgaactggtccaccaagaaaagcttcatatgcaagatgcacaggtaaatgttccatggagtcaaagaaaccaggcggaaatacttgttccaacttacaaagaatgattgcaatgttttggtccaacttcatgatgtcttccacttttaaagatgacgcacaaatatctctaaaaaactgactaatttcagttagtggatcaagaacatgtttgggtagcgagccaaatgcaattggtaacaattgttccatgaaaatgtgacaatcgtgacttttcattccatgcaacttcccagtgttagggtcagcacaccttgataaatttgatgaatagccatcgggcattctcaaatcttttagccatcgacaaacagctttagcttcttgggaagtcagagtgaaacaagccttgggttttaataactttccattcggtagaggcctcaactccaactctcttctgttacaccatttttccatgtcttgtctggccttttcattatctttcgttttgcctttcacatccatcactgtgttaaatacattatcaaaaaaattcttctcaatatgcataacatctagattatggcgcaacaagttatccttccaatacgggaggtcccaaaatatacttctttttgtccaattgtgcgtgaCTCCGTATCCTTCAATTCGGCATTCTTTGCCAGTATCTGTAAATTTTGGTAGCTCACTAACTTTTTCCCATATAGCCCATGGTGACAATCGAGGAGGAGGCGCatctttcactcgtacatcttttttaaagtttgtcatgtttcttctataggagtgatttcgtggtaggaatctgcggtgacagtcaaaccacgagcttttcccacctttatccaacgtgaaccctttgttgtttcccatgcaatgcggacaacccattttgccatgcgtaccccaaccagacaacatgccatatgctggaaagtcgttgatggtccacatcaatgaagctcgcattgtaaagttttctttatgtgatatatcataagtccattctccaatccacaatctcttcaaatcatcaattaaaggttgtaaatacacatcaattcctgcttttggactcgaaggtcctggaatgacgcacgtcaaaaacatgtatggttttgtcatgcacatctcaggagggaggttgtagggggttacaataactggccaacaagaatatgcagttcccgacccttggacatatggagtaaatccatcagagcataatcccaacctgacatttctaggttctgcggcaaaatcaggatgcatccgatcaaagtgcttccatgcctcgccatcagatggatgccgcatagtgcctggacttgtgttatttgtgtgatgccatgtcatttgacttgcactgtgcattgaagcaaacattctttttaaccttggtattatcggaagataaaacatggactttactgctacacggtcttgattagtgttaacggctctacttggaactttatatcttggactcatacaaaacttacattcctccaacaacccatcttgagtaccaaactcattgtcgtagaacaacatacagccattaatgcaacaatcaatctttcttactcttaagcccaacttcgacaccaacttctttgcttcataaaatgttgtaggcaagttgtctttcattgcagttgagtccaacatcatctttacgaagaattccaaacacttatcaggaacattccaatttgccttggcggccaacaatctcacacacattgataactttgagtcagacgatccatcaaacaacggcgtattcatctcattcaacaactgataaaatttctgcgcttcctcattcggcatctcttccccaccaaaatcttcaggctcatcataagtcacgttcacaccaaaagcatcctcaaccatgtcaccaatcagattaaagttttcctcatattccacaggcggccgactacttgaagcatgagagttgctagtctctggtacgttactaggcatttcttcaccgttaaacgtccaaacccaataatttgctatgaaaccccttctatgcaaatgagctgttatttcctgtgggtcactaattattggtctacattcacatttaagacagggacacctaactcctccttcgcttcgacataattcctgagcaaacgcccaactgataaacccttcaactcctactataaaattgggtttaagtcccattcttcctggaaatgttctatcgtacatccaactacgataataccgatagTATTCCATACTGCAaatttatacaatcattgtcattttgactacatttatactaatatttttaactacacatgttatattgaacCTATGTTAACcataaaattacttttttattaactacatatattaaaaatattatttaataaaaatactactaataaatatttactattattaaaaatattatttttgattcaACTATTAAACATGTAccagataaataaatattatctatTAAAAAGTACTACTCATGTAACACCATAGTTCATaaagataataaatataatttttttattaaatatataataaatattatatacaaaatgtaaatttataatattttatttttaatttttaaatattaataatatttttcaaacatAACTTCTATACATTCATTAAGATTAATATGTATCTTATTTTTAGtaataatttctattttaaaaaacaataatatatattacatataaaacatagtctattagattttttttaataaaactatttttatcaaatatatacaacaatgatGTACTTTTAATTGtagtttgtttatatttctatttttcaaaaaataacttattttatataaacataaaaaattcaaaacttatatgtataaaaatattctctttttaatattttattttcattataatataaatatattatctttttattataaacataaaaaatttaatttctatataTGCAAAAGAAGAAAATGTTAGCTTTATATTCTTTAAATTTTGTATTTCTCTAGTAGTGTAATAgtttgtgaaaaagaagaaacataTTTACTTTTTGTcgtttaaatgttatttttttttaaattttgtatttctTTAAATTTTGTATTTCTCTAAATGTTATCACACTACATGAGTATGCAAGAGTATATTTATGTTTGTAGTAGTTATTAATTTATAAtcttacatttaaactaatttaactaatgttaacataaaaaattctgtttttaatattttttttcataattcataatataaatatattatctttttattataaacataaaaaatttaatttctatatatgcaaaaataattctgttttaaaaatattttcataattttcataattctgttttttatttatatatttatacattttcgtatatataaaaattaaactttaaatatataaacTTAGAATAAATTTAGACAAAAAACAGAATATatacaaatttaatttattaaacttagaccaaataaatttatttagttataaaaaacagaatatatTAAACTTAGATTAAACTTAGATATTGTGAAATAAACTTACATTGTgaaataaacttaaaaaacatacaaaataaaTTGTGAAATAAACTTACATTTTCGTATATATTAAACAgaatataaaaaacataaaaaatttatatatatatatattaaacttagATATTGTGAAATAAAATCTATTTCAGAATAAATTCACAAATATACATTcacaaatatacaaaataaatttattccACACATTTAAATTTATTCACAGATTTATCCCACACATATAAATTcacaaatatacaaaataaatttatttcagtatatcacaataaaaataaaatataaaaaattactaaaataccTCTTCTTCAAATCTCCTTCACTCTTGTAGTACCTCTTCTTCAcaatattcttcaatcttcaaacttcAATCCTTCAAAAAAAACTCTAAATTAAATTcagaataaattaaattatacaaCAATGGAGACAACAATGGAGAAGAATGGAGAAGAAATTACTAACCTTTGATTGATATTAAGACAACAATGGAGAAGAAAAGGGGAGGGGGAGTTGGAGCAATGGAGGGAGGAACTGAAGAAAGGGGAGATGCGTGGAGGATTTGTGAAAATGTTTCTTTCTGTTTCTTTCTGAATCTGGAACGCAAGGGTTTT contains:
- the LOC131605582 gene encoding uncharacterized protein LOC131605582; this encodes MAVSSRPQSVDHMSLASTQAFTPLLSSHTFPSGVPPSFQYSAVPPSFQHPGVPPSFQQAAGPSFPFTHTGVPPPSFPFAHTGMPSSFQHTGGSGFSYPMQMTSSFQHTGGSSSTPPTQAGRSPSPRPTQAGRSPRPRPTQAGRSPSPRPTQVGGSRTPHPTHVPAREVDEAVDEIDGADLRGRDDPDEIHVIDGRFWIQPEGSNFTPSRTAARVVSYIIQQMYKSAFKSYGDVKNKDEWFRMFKEKCVWDPLSEKSVQKVFNTRCSKRMSDMLRRVRENHELHGIRPNWIGEEVFHDLVTYWRSPEFRAKSETFKKMRASEKGGCVNTVGSISTAEHARRLAKELGRKPLMPELISRTRTRRSGGFVDERTKLYLEDYDRRLAIFLENNPQFMPAEGEPLNADVDHYIWCEVIKEKGPNGCFFGAGNLAASYRRGDRNLFQRLQDGEGGSRQPNLTQEQTELVRQLARRESEAQIEMMRKKQADMEEQHARQMEGIMKKQAEMEEQMRRFMQGGGNYSNAPPQEPEDDGVADDFNPDNYFPDDAS